One genomic region from Rothia dentocariosa ATCC 17931 encodes:
- a CDS encoding FecCD family ABC transporter permease, which produces MSQTTHTNKFNAASTPPNPRRKSGKRPTIPGRYRTPLPRTLLVIAIMVVAACMTLMYGTYDISPTNVLNVLFQGGGSDIDRYFILDQYLPRIVAAAVVGAALGLSGAIFQSVSRNSLGSPDIIGFTVGSATGALSIILVGSFDNSGVSIGMGALIGGFLTATVVMLLAGIRGGASMGQRMVLIGIAVSAMLASVNDYLITRSDLEKAEAAKTWQHGSLNAISWAQVTAPAIALAITIPLVLMLTRYLRTLELGEDLAAGLGLPVRRTINILVAAAVLLVAVAISMSGPIGFLALVAPQIARRLWNTPGAAMWHSALLGSALLVTADYAASRILSPFQIPVGLMTGALGGAYMLWLLRRSK; this is translated from the coding sequence GTGAGCCAAACGACGCACACAAATAAGTTCAATGCGGCGAGCACACCCCCGAATCCCCGCAGAAAGTCTGGTAAACGACCGACTATTCCTGGGCGGTACCGCACTCCCCTGCCGCGCACACTTTTGGTAATTGCGATCATGGTAGTGGCCGCCTGCATGACGCTCATGTATGGCACCTACGATATTTCCCCCACCAACGTGCTGAACGTACTTTTTCAGGGCGGCGGCAGCGATATTGACCGGTATTTTATTCTGGATCAATATCTGCCAAGAATCGTGGCGGCAGCCGTGGTGGGTGCGGCACTGGGGCTTTCCGGGGCTATCTTCCAATCGGTTTCCCGCAACTCCCTCGGCTCGCCGGACATCATCGGCTTCACAGTCGGTTCGGCAACCGGTGCGCTCTCCATTATTCTGGTCGGCTCCTTCGACAATTCCGGCGTGAGTATCGGCATGGGTGCACTTATCGGCGGCTTCCTCACCGCCACCGTGGTGATGCTACTTGCGGGTATACGCGGCGGCGCTTCTATGGGGCAGCGCATGGTACTGATCGGTATTGCGGTCAGCGCTATGCTCGCATCGGTCAATGATTACCTGATCACACGCTCCGATCTGGAAAAGGCGGAGGCAGCCAAGACCTGGCAGCACGGCTCGCTCAATGCGATTTCTTGGGCCCAGGTGACAGCACCAGCGATAGCGCTTGCGATTACGATTCCACTGGTGCTGATGCTCACCCGCTACCTGCGCACCCTAGAACTGGGCGAAGACCTGGCGGCGGGCTTGGGCTTACCGGTACGGCGCACGATCAATATTTTGGTAGCAGCAGCAGTACTCTTGGTGGCGGTCGCTATCTCAATGTCAGGGCCCATAGGTTTCTTGGCGCTCGTTGCCCCGCAGATTGCGCGGCGGCTGTGGAATACCCCGGGTGCGGCGATGTGGCACTCAGCGCTTCTGGGTTCAGCCCTGTTGGTAACGGCTGACTATGCGGCATCACGGATTCTTTCACCCTTCCAGATTCCGGTCGGACTGATGACCGGTGCTCTGGGCGGTGCCTATATGCTGTGGCTTCTGCGCCGGAGTAAGTAG
- a CDS encoding FecCD family ABC transporter permease, protein MSSSPRRGKQPVASRSDGAGASAQSTTAAPAERSSTPKPSLSRWGLALLIGLALLAVLIVLSGAVGSRMFSFEKALDGFLHPDAATIESKLIWFKRMPRTLAAIMVGAALAVAGVIMQALSRNPLAEPGLLGVNSGAAVAVVVGVGIFGVSSPFVQLWLALAGSGFAAGTVFLLGLIDSKPNLDSTARLVLTGVAVNACLGTLTGIITMFNSRAFDSHRFWVVGSLENRTYEQVFTALPLVVLGLVLSFILIGPLRALALGEDAASGLGVPVTLVRGACIVAIMALCGAATAVAGPTGFVGLVVPHAVRLLVGTDIARVLPLSLVYGPVLVLTADIAGRMIVPPGELEVGIVTAFIGAPVLMVLVLRLSSGAKGSKRSILGVKAAQHEQAGAAPQTAGGSR, encoded by the coding sequence ATGAGTTCATCGCCCCGCCGGGGTAAACAGCCCGTCGCTTCCAGGTCTGACGGGGCGGGCGCATCCGCCCAGAGCACGACTGCGGCGCCAGCCGAACGGTCAAGCACGCCAAAGCCTTCGCTATCACGTTGGGGTCTGGCACTTCTGATAGGGTTGGCTCTTTTAGCGGTTCTTATCGTGCTCTCCGGGGCAGTTGGCTCGCGCATGTTTTCCTTCGAGAAGGCACTCGACGGCTTTCTGCACCCGGATGCCGCCACAATCGAATCAAAACTGATTTGGTTCAAGAGGATGCCCCGCACACTCGCCGCTATTATGGTGGGCGCGGCATTGGCGGTTGCGGGCGTTATCATGCAGGCGCTCTCACGCAACCCTCTCGCCGAACCGGGGCTGCTGGGCGTGAACTCCGGGGCGGCTGTTGCGGTCGTTGTGGGCGTTGGCATTTTCGGGGTATCTTCCCCCTTCGTGCAGCTGTGGTTAGCGCTCGCTGGTTCCGGTTTCGCGGCGGGCACGGTATTCCTGCTGGGCCTTATTGATTCCAAGCCAAACCTGGATTCTACTGCCCGCCTTGTGCTTACAGGCGTTGCGGTGAATGCCTGTTTGGGAACGCTCACCGGTATTATTACTATGTTCAATTCCCGGGCTTTCGACTCACACCGGTTCTGGGTGGTCGGTTCCCTAGAAAACCGCACCTACGAGCAGGTTTTTACGGCGCTTCCCCTCGTGGTGTTGGGGCTGGTTCTATCGTTCATTCTGATCGGCCCCCTGCGTGCTCTAGCGCTAGGTGAGGATGCGGCATCCGGCTTGGGCGTGCCGGTCACCCTCGTGCGCGGTGCCTGTATCGTGGCGATTATGGCTCTATGCGGCGCGGCGACTGCGGTAGCCGGACCCACCGGATTTGTGGGGTTGGTGGTTCCGCATGCGGTGCGCTTGCTGGTGGGTACCGATATTGCGCGGGTTTTGCCACTTTCGCTCGTCTACGGACCGGTGCTGGTTCTGACCGCCGATATTGCCGGGCGCATGATCGTTCCGCCCGGGGAACTTGAGGTCGGTATCGTGACCGCGTTCATCGGCGCGCCCGTGCTCATGGTCCTGGTACTTCGGCTTAGTTCCGGGGCGAAAGGTAGCAAGCGCAGCATCCTGGGTGTGAAGGCGGCACAGCACGAACAGGCAGGGGCGGCTCCGCAAACTGCGGGAGGTTCCCGGTGA
- a CDS encoding iron-siderophore ABC transporter substrate-binding protein has protein sequence MANTSSPQHRDSHRSLTRRSFGVLALGSFSALALAACGSSNSSDSNASASSASTSAKPAPSALPSGMGSAAGDGEFPRTVKHFRGETKIESAPKNVVILSTGQLDDVLALGLVPIGAATANDAALVPEYLKTKFSDKSAELDKIAKVGKRTEPRLGAIANLHPDLILINNTNKKEEVYNSLSKIAPTVVTEGTGHNWKQDFLMVASALGSLSKAEEMLKDYEDKAKKLGEKAGKEKTFSFLYAAGDRTRVYAKPSFVGSICEDASLTHPAVQQEGKTSIDLSSENLDQADGDYLFYGVQGGDESKLTSETLWDSLKAVKEKHAHKVDSDMFYLNAGITAALGVIEEIDKHI, from the coding sequence ATGGCTAATACTAGTTCACCCCAACACAGGGACTCTCACCGTTCATTGACCAGACGATCCTTCGGCGTGCTTGCTCTGGGCTCCTTCAGCGCCCTCGCCCTTGCCGCCTGCGGGTCTTCCAATTCTTCTGATTCCAACGCATCCGCATCCTCTGCATCGACGAGCGCAAAGCCCGCTCCTTCAGCCCTTCCTTCCGGCATGGGTTCGGCTGCGGGTGATGGCGAATTCCCGCGTACGGTCAAGCATTTCCGCGGCGAAACCAAGATTGAATCTGCCCCCAAGAACGTGGTTATCCTTTCGACCGGGCAGCTTGACGATGTTCTCGCTCTGGGCCTGGTACCCATCGGTGCAGCAACCGCTAACGATGCCGCCCTTGTACCCGAATACCTCAAGACCAAGTTCTCCGATAAGTCGGCCGAACTCGATAAGATAGCCAAGGTGGGCAAGCGCACCGAACCCAGGCTTGGTGCTATCGCAAATCTGCACCCCGACCTCATCCTGATTAACAACACCAATAAAAAGGAAGAAGTTTACAACTCACTCTCAAAGATCGCCCCAACTGTGGTGACCGAAGGTACCGGACATAACTGGAAGCAGGACTTTCTGATGGTTGCCTCTGCACTGGGCAGCCTCTCTAAAGCTGAGGAGATGCTCAAGGATTACGAGGATAAAGCCAAGAAACTGGGCGAGAAGGCCGGTAAAGAGAAGACCTTCTCGTTCCTCTACGCTGCTGGGGACCGTACCCGCGTATACGCGAAGCCTTCGTTCGTGGGCTCCATTTGTGAGGATGCTTCCCTCACTCACCCCGCCGTGCAGCAGGAAGGCAAGACCTCGATTGACCTGAGTTCCGAAAATCTCGACCAGGCGGACGGCGACTACCTCTTCTACGGTGTGCAGGGCGGCGACGAATCCAAGCTCACCTCTGAGACGCTGTGGGATAGCCTGAAGGCGGTCAAGGAGAAGCATGCTCATAAGGTAGATTCCGATATGTTCTACCTGAACGCGGGAATTACCGCGGCTCTGGGCGTAATTGAGGAAATCGACAAGCACATCTAA
- a CDS encoding YwqG family protein → MSTLEEKAQHVADALNKDHVKQAVRITATASKTPLPKTASKFGGIPYVPMGASAPTNSSGQPLGMIAQINCAELPPNDIYPKTGMVQFWIDPKDEAWGFDAAKPASQENWRVIYYKNVGRPDPNTTLPAVEPKDNWPVEPTQAEFALSFEVIEQGITGAANYYYEDFARVWNKMYPESQLESYQEAQGAALTIEENDEFSKIGGYPYFVQSDPRFFNEALQGHTVNLLTIVSEVDWAEPHDGSPKLMWCGGGAANWLITPEQLAAGDFSNVIFEWSSS, encoded by the coding sequence ATGAGCACTCTAGAAGAAAAAGCGCAGCATGTTGCCGATGCGCTCAATAAAGACCACGTCAAGCAGGCGGTACGCATCACGGCAACCGCCTCTAAGACCCCGCTGCCAAAGACCGCCTCAAAATTTGGGGGCATTCCTTATGTACCTATGGGTGCTTCGGCGCCGACAAACTCCAGTGGTCAGCCCTTGGGGATGATCGCGCAGATTAACTGTGCAGAGCTGCCGCCTAATGATATCTATCCAAAAACTGGCATGGTGCAATTCTGGATAGACCCTAAGGACGAGGCGTGGGGGTTCGATGCCGCGAAGCCTGCATCCCAGGAGAACTGGCGGGTTATCTACTACAAGAACGTGGGCAGGCCAGACCCGAACACGACTCTTCCTGCCGTGGAGCCCAAGGACAACTGGCCCGTTGAACCCACGCAGGCCGAGTTTGCGCTTTCGTTCGAGGTCATCGAGCAGGGTATTACCGGCGCCGCCAACTACTACTATGAAGATTTCGCGCGCGTGTGGAATAAGATGTACCCCGAATCGCAGCTTGAGAGCTACCAGGAGGCGCAGGGTGCCGCCCTCACGATCGAGGAAAACGACGAATTCTCGAAGATCGGCGGGTACCCCTACTTTGTGCAGAGCGACCCCCGATTCTTCAACGAGGCTCTGCAGGGGCATACCGTGAACCTGTTGACCATTGTTTCTGAGGTGGACTGGGCCGAGCCTCATGACGGTTCGCCTAAGCTCATGTGGTGCGGCGGAGGTGCGGCAAACTGGCTGATAACGCCCGAACAGCTGGCGGCGGGTGACTTCTCGAACGTAATTTTTGAGTGGTCGAGCAGCTAA
- a CDS encoding YwqG family protein, which translates to MNTTEQNAAKNTEAQVRRVLDVMNKGKLKQAIRITATPSQQPLPKTASKFGGVPYLPAGESAPTNASGQPLGMIAQINCAQLPQNNIYPKSGMLQFWIDPHDAVWGYDYNKPAVQENWRVIYYESVGEPNPDAPLPVIDWDTIGWPIEPESVEFALSFSVVEQGVTGTAHYYYPDFARVWDELYPEDKLPTGDDEQARIQRANAVEELTLPYEESDEYSRIGGYPYFIQNDPRDFDENLQGHTVNLLTIVSEADWESEEETPELLWGDAGSANWLITPEQLAAGDFSNVIFEWSSC; encoded by the coding sequence ATGAATACCACCGAGCAGAACGCAGCTAAAAACACCGAAGCGCAGGTGCGTCGAGTCCTTGACGTTATGAATAAGGGAAAACTCAAGCAGGCTATCAGGATTACGGCAACCCCATCGCAGCAGCCGTTGCCGAAGACCGCCTCCAAGTTCGGGGGAGTGCCGTACCTGCCTGCGGGAGAATCCGCGCCGACGAACGCATCCGGCCAGCCCTTGGGCATGATCGCGCAGATTAACTGTGCGCAGTTGCCGCAAAATAATATTTACCCGAAGAGCGGTATGCTTCAATTTTGGATTGACCCTCACGACGCCGTGTGGGGGTATGACTATAACAAGCCTGCGGTTCAAGAGAACTGGCGGGTGATCTACTATGAGAGCGTGGGTGAGCCGAACCCGGATGCGCCGCTGCCGGTTATTGACTGGGACACGATCGGTTGGCCTATCGAACCGGAGAGCGTGGAATTTGCGCTTTCGTTCAGCGTGGTCGAGCAGGGAGTTACCGGTACTGCGCACTACTATTATCCCGATTTTGCGCGAGTGTGGGATGAGCTGTATCCCGAGGATAAATTGCCCACGGGAGACGACGAGCAGGCGAGGATTCAGCGGGCAAACGCCGTTGAGGAGCTTACTCTCCCGTATGAGGAGAGTGATGAGTACTCTCGGATTGGCGGCTACCCCTATTTTATTCAGAATGACCCGCGGGATTTCGACGAGAACCTGCAGGGGCATACGGTGAACCTGCTGACCATTGTTTCTGAGGCGGACTGGGAGTCAGAGGAAGAAACCCCGGAACTCCTCTGGGGTGATGCGGGCTCCGCGAACTGGCTGATAACGCCCGAACAGCTGGCGGCGGGCGACTTCTCGAACGTGATCTTTGAGTGGTCGAGCTGCTAA
- a CDS encoding O-acetylhomoserine aminocarboxypropyltransferase/cysteine synthase family protein — MAEHTFGFRTRALHAGGTPDAEHGARAVPIYQTTSFVFKDTDDAANLFSLQKYGNVYSRLSNPTVAALEERIASLEGGIGAVATASGMAAEFITFAALCQAGDHIVASSQLYGGTVTQLDVSLRRFGIETTFVEGTDPADYKAALTENTKAIYTEVVANPSGEIADLEGLAAVAHEAGVPLVVDATISTPYLIRPLEHGADIVIHSATKFLGGHGTTLGGVVVESGRFNWANGNFPLMTEPVPSYNNVSWWGNFGEYGFLTKLRSEQLRDFGPALSPQAAFNLLQGVETLPQRMDAHLANAKKVVGWLVEDARIAYVNYAGLPGHAHYERAKKLLPLGVGSVFSFGVKGTEKASGRVVGSEFISALVLASHLANIGDSRTLVLHPGSTTHQQLSSEQLAAAGVGEDLIRISVGLEDVEDIIWDLDQALTHATGLNHAGERVGESSADKLVAAQEALAAEEADPQQGAACALPKSTAASGASEPKDALAKEGN, encoded by the coding sequence ATGGCTGAACATACTTTCGGATTCCGCACCCGCGCACTGCACGCGGGCGGCACCCCGGACGCTGAACACGGCGCCCGCGCGGTCCCTATCTACCAGACCACCTCGTTCGTTTTTAAAGACACCGACGATGCGGCCAACCTCTTCTCCCTGCAGAAATACGGCAACGTTTACTCGCGCCTATCGAACCCGACCGTTGCCGCGCTGGAAGAGCGCATCGCGTCCCTAGAGGGCGGTATTGGGGCGGTGGCGACCGCATCCGGCATGGCTGCCGAGTTCATCACCTTCGCCGCGCTCTGCCAGGCGGGTGACCACATTGTGGCGTCCTCCCAGCTGTACGGCGGAACAGTCACCCAGCTTGATGTCTCCCTGCGCCGATTCGGCATCGAAACCACTTTCGTGGAAGGCACCGACCCCGCAGACTACAAGGCGGCACTGACTGAGAACACCAAGGCAATCTACACGGAGGTTGTCGCCAACCCCTCCGGCGAGATCGCAGACCTTGAAGGGCTCGCCGCTGTAGCCCATGAGGCGGGAGTCCCCCTCGTCGTAGACGCTACCATCTCAACCCCGTACCTGATTCGCCCGCTGGAACACGGGGCTGACATCGTGATTCACTCCGCCACCAAATTCCTGGGCGGGCACGGAACCACCCTCGGCGGCGTGGTTGTTGAGAGCGGACGGTTCAATTGGGCGAACGGCAACTTCCCGCTCATGACCGAGCCGGTGCCTTCGTACAATAACGTTTCGTGGTGGGGAAACTTCGGCGAATACGGGTTCCTCACAAAACTGCGTTCCGAGCAGCTGCGCGACTTCGGCCCCGCACTCTCACCGCAGGCTGCGTTCAATCTGCTTCAGGGCGTCGAAACCCTCCCGCAGCGCATGGATGCGCACCTGGCCAACGCGAAAAAGGTCGTGGGCTGGCTGGTTGAGGATGCGCGCATCGCCTACGTAAACTACGCAGGCTTGCCGGGGCACGCGCACTACGAACGCGCGAAAAAACTGTTGCCGCTGGGCGTTGGGTCTGTGTTCTCCTTCGGGGTGAAGGGCACCGAGAAGGCGAGCGGCCGCGTGGTTGGCAGCGAGTTCATCAGCGCACTCGTGTTGGCATCGCATCTGGCGAATATTGGTGACTCGCGCACCCTGGTGCTGCATCCGGGTTCGACCACGCATCAGCAGCTTTCCAGCGAGCAGCTTGCCGCGGCGGGCGTGGGTGAAGACCTGATTCGTATTTCGGTTGGGCTTGAAGATGTTGAAGACATTATTTGGGACCTTGACCAGGCACTCACCCACGCGACTGGCCTGAACCACGCGGGTGAACGTGTGGGCGAATCCAGTGCTGATAAGCTCGTTGCGGCGCAAGAGGCTCTCGCCGCTGAAGAGGCTGACCCGCAGCAGGGTGCCGCCTGCGCGCTGCCGAAGAGCACCGCAGCTTCGGGCGCCTCAGAGCCCAAGGATGCACTCGCGAAGGAGGGCAACTAA
- a CDS encoding CoA-binding protein has product MTEKRTWVGPSAPERLNILRNTRTIAIVGMSDKISRASNFVATYLLSSSPYTVYFVNPILAAKGKTVLGQPVYASLQDLPEVPDLVEIFRRNEDLPGVVQEAVDLGAKTVWMQLGSWNEEAAAIGEAAGLNVVMDRCVKIEHARFHGGLHLAGFNTGVISSKRQVTA; this is encoded by the coding sequence ATGACTGAGAAACGTACCTGGGTAGGCCCGAGTGCCCCCGAGCGGCTGAACATTCTGCGCAATACCCGCACTATTGCGATTGTGGGGATGAGCGATAAGATTTCGCGCGCCTCAAACTTTGTGGCAACCTACCTGCTGTCTTCGTCGCCGTATACAGTGTATTTTGTGAACCCGATTCTTGCGGCGAAAGGCAAGACTGTGCTGGGACAGCCGGTGTACGCCTCGCTTCAGGACCTACCGGAAGTGCCCGATCTTGTCGAGATTTTCCGCCGCAATGAAGACCTCCCGGGTGTGGTTCAGGAGGCGGTTGATCTGGGTGCGAAGACCGTGTGGATGCAGCTGGGCTCGTGGAATGAGGAAGCTGCCGCTATCGGTGAGGCAGCTGGGCTGAATGTGGTCATGGATCGATGCGTGAAGATTGAGCATGCGCGATTCCACGGCGGCCTGCACCTTGCGGGCTTCAACACCGGTGTGATTTCCTCGAAACGCCAGGTCACGGCGTAG
- a CDS encoding SRPBCC domain-containing protein encodes MMSRSIRAEITIQAEPQRVWDILTRFEEYPAWNPFIIRAQGVPRTGERLTLTMKPGKRPMTFRPTVLEASENQTLEWLGRLGIPGIFDGQHRFELNPLPGGGTHLIQSEIFSGLLVPLMPKLLDNTQESFRRLNEALAHRVEEN; translated from the coding sequence ATGATGAGCCGCAGCATCCGTGCCGAAATTACTATCCAGGCGGAACCACAACGTGTTTGGGATATCCTGACCCGGTTTGAAGAGTATCCCGCATGGAACCCCTTTATTATTCGGGCGCAAGGTGTGCCGCGTACTGGAGAACGCCTTACACTCACGATGAAACCGGGCAAGCGCCCTATGACCTTCCGCCCTACCGTGCTGGAAGCATCCGAAAATCAGACTCTTGAGTGGCTGGGGCGCCTTGGAATCCCGGGAATTTTTGACGGTCAGCACCGCTTTGAACTGAACCCTTTGCCCGGCGGCGGTACTCACCTGATACAGTCCGAAATCTTCAGTGGTCTGCTTGTGCCCCTCATGCCTAAACTTCTTGACAATACCCAAGAAAGTTTTCGCCGTCTGAATGAGGCGCTTGCGCATCGAGTCGAAGAAAATTAA
- a CDS encoding trimeric intracellular cation channel family protein — protein sequence MFNIEPETLFRIVDIAAVVANGLLGGAVARALRFDMVGFLLLAVVCSMGGGMIRDILLNVGLPIALTDGWYWVGAITSAALAYVLDLSSNWATRALVVVDFLGMGCWAATGTIKSLTLGLHWLPAIALGVTTAVGGGVIRDIMVNRIPAIFGGNSLYATVAFVGAAETAICFRMLERPHVAIAMSVLTCTVLGIVARWRDWRLPMPTTLKVQRPRLLDVFRRDHEHLENEGWAPGTPLTNQLDVITEDQIQAYRDQLHREREQRGK from the coding sequence GTGTTCAATATCGAGCCCGAGACGCTGTTCCGAATCGTAGATATTGCAGCCGTAGTGGCTAATGGCCTGCTCGGCGGAGCAGTGGCGCGCGCCCTGCGGTTCGACATGGTGGGCTTCTTGCTACTGGCGGTCGTCTGCAGCATGGGCGGCGGCATGATTCGTGACATCCTGCTGAATGTGGGGCTTCCAATAGCGCTTACCGACGGCTGGTACTGGGTAGGCGCTATTACCTCGGCGGCGTTGGCGTATGTGCTGGATCTGAGCTCAAACTGGGCCACCCGCGCCCTTGTGGTCGTAGACTTTCTGGGCATGGGCTGTTGGGCGGCTACCGGCACCATCAAATCTCTTACCCTGGGGCTGCACTGGCTCCCAGCAATCGCGCTGGGGGTGACAACGGCGGTTGGCGGCGGGGTGATCCGCGATATTATGGTGAACCGCATCCCCGCTATCTTCGGCGGGAACTCGCTCTACGCCACGGTGGCGTTCGTGGGCGCCGCCGAAACGGCAATTTGTTTCAGGATGCTGGAACGCCCTCATGTGGCGATCGCTATGTCTGTGCTCACCTGCACGGTGTTGGGTATTGTGGCGCGGTGGCGCGACTGGCGACTGCCGATGCCCACCACGCTGAAGGTTCAGCGCCCGCGCCTGCTGGATGTATTCCGTCGCGACCACGAACATCTTGAGAACGAAGGCTGGGCACCGGGCACGCCGCTCACAAATCAGCTGGATGTGATTACAGAGGACCAGATTCAGGCGTACCGCGATCAGCTGCATCGTGAACGGGAGCAACGCGGTAAGTAA
- a CDS encoding multidrug effflux MFS transporter, translating to MTTHSQGAVENPRRMLFLYTTLSALMACSAISTDLYLPGLPSIESQMGGNIELTITGFLIGFAIAQLIWGPVSDRIGRKIPLMLGMAIFAVGSAGCALASTTTELVLWRLVQAVGACVGPMLARAIVRDRYQGVRAAQVLSTLVLIMAIAPIAGPLLGGFLVVSGGWRLTFWAIVTISAIILLLVFFLPESLPENKRESSTVLAAFRSYPLLLRRRTFMRYVLCVCFFYVAIYAFITASSSVYITRFGVDPRYYGLLFGVNIIGVMVLSSFNRRFVQRYSLDFLLRISTAVAGAASILAVITVAADVGGLWGVAIPVFLVFSMNGIVAACTNAAALNSVEPAIAGSAAALLGSFQYGSGIISSLLLAVIPGERTILMVSIICAFVLLSAVMGFPKTPEEKPKEQPQRQEVA from the coding sequence GTGACAACGCATTCACAGGGTGCGGTGGAGAATCCGCGCCGCATGCTTTTTCTCTACACAACACTCAGCGCCCTCATGGCCTGCTCGGCTATCTCGACCGACCTTTACCTGCCGGGCCTGCCGAGCATCGAATCGCAGATGGGCGGCAATATCGAGCTGACGATTACGGGATTCCTCATCGGATTTGCGATTGCGCAGCTGATTTGGGGGCCTGTCAGCGACCGCATCGGGCGCAAAATTCCGCTGATGCTGGGCATGGCAATCTTTGCCGTCGGTTCTGCCGGATGCGCGCTCGCCTCAACCACAACCGAACTGGTTCTGTGGCGCCTGGTGCAGGCGGTCGGTGCGTGTGTGGGTCCTATGCTAGCGCGCGCTATCGTGCGTGACAGGTACCAGGGCGTGCGTGCGGCACAGGTACTTTCTACTCTTGTGCTTATTATGGCGATTGCGCCGATTGCCGGGCCGCTTCTTGGTGGGTTCCTGGTGGTTTCCGGCGGGTGGCGGCTGACTTTCTGGGCTATTGTGACCATCAGCGCCATTATTCTGCTTTTGGTCTTTTTCCTGCCCGAGAGTCTGCCTGAGAATAAGCGTGAAAGCAGTACGGTACTTGCGGCGTTTAGAAGTTATCCGCTTCTGCTGCGCCGCCGCACTTTTATGAGGTACGTGCTGTGCGTGTGTTTCTTTTACGTGGCGATTTACGCTTTTATCACAGCATCGTCGAGCGTGTATATCACGAGGTTCGGGGTTGATCCGCGCTATTACGGTCTGCTTTTCGGCGTGAATATTATCGGGGTGATGGTGCTCAGCAGTTTCAATCGACGATTTGTGCAGCGCTATAGTCTAGATTTTCTGCTGCGTATTTCGACTGCGGTTGCCGGGGCGGCTTCTATACTCGCCGTGATAACTGTTGCTGCGGATGTGGGCGGCCTGTGGGGCGTGGCGATTCCGGTGTTCCTGGTGTTCAGTATGAACGGCATTGTTGCCGCCTGCACGAACGCCGCCGCCCTAAATTCTGTGGAACCTGCCATCGCCGGTTCCGCTGCGGCACTCCTAGGGTCGTTCCAATATGGAAGCGGTATTATTTCCTCGCTCCTGCTCGCGGTAATTCCGGGGGAGAGGACGATTCTGATGGTCTCTATTATCTGTGCGTTCGTCCTGCTCTCGGCGGTGATGGGCTTCCCGAAAACGCCCGAAGAAAAGCCCAAGGAACAGCCTCAGAGGCAGGAAGTGGCTTAG
- a CDS encoding GNAT family N-acetyltransferase, producing MQYSILNAKNSLPSTEELVELYDAVGWSAYTRTPERLAPMLAGSRYLYVARENTAEGAERLIGLVRAVGDGQTIAYIQDLLVHPQAQHHGIGSALLGKILADFDRESIRQRFITTDIVDTPVIELYRRFGFTPVQDNGCVTLAKYVF from the coding sequence ATGCAGTACAGTATTTTGAACGCCAAGAATTCCCTACCAAGCACCGAAGAACTCGTTGAACTGTATGATGCGGTGGGCTGGAGCGCCTACACTCGCACGCCCGAGCGATTGGCCCCTATGCTGGCTGGGTCGCGGTACCTCTATGTAGCGCGTGAGAACACGGCGGAAGGAGCCGAGCGGCTTATCGGCCTGGTACGTGCGGTGGGTGATGGACAAACCATTGCGTATATCCAGGATCTACTGGTGCACCCGCAGGCTCAGCACCACGGCATCGGCTCGGCTCTACTGGGAAAGATCCTCGCCGATTTTGACCGGGAGAGCATTCGCCAGAGGTTCATCACTACAGATATTGTGGACACACCCGTCATCGAGCTCTATCGGCGCTTCGGCTTCACTCCGGTGCAGGATAACGGATGCGTAACCCTCGCGAAGTATGTATTTTAG
- a CDS encoding carboxymuconolactone decarboxylase family protein, protein MSIENLRNALPSYAKDMNLNLSSLPRITSLTEQQLWGAILATAAATKVDSVIVEIAAEAKEHLSETAFDAALGAATIMGMNNIFYRTRGFLDGAYDDQRANLRMQIIGKNGGIDKLDFEMLALAVSAVNGCSHCVAAHEHTIREEGASKEQVNDLIRIAATMGGVAQGIQLAEALG, encoded by the coding sequence ATGAGCATTGAGAACCTGCGTAACGCGCTGCCTTCCTACGCGAAGGACATGAACCTGAATCTGTCTTCGCTGCCGCGCATCACCTCGCTCACCGAGCAGCAGCTCTGGGGCGCAATCCTGGCCACTGCGGCGGCAACCAAGGTTGATTCCGTTATCGTTGAGATCGCAGCAGAAGCGAAAGAGCACCTGAGCGAAACCGCCTTCGATGCGGCACTCGGCGCGGCAACCATCATGGGGATGAACAACATCTTCTACCGCACCCGCGGCTTCCTCGACGGCGCCTACGACGATCAGCGCGCAAACCTACGCATGCAGATCATCGGCAAAAACGGCGGTATCGACAAGCTCGACTTTGAGATGCTGGCGCTCGCAGTTTCTGCCGTGAACGGTTGTTCGCACTGCGTGGCTGCCCACGAGCACACCATCCGCGAGGAGGGTGCTTCCAAGGAGCAGGTTAATGACCTGATCCGCATTGCGGCAACCATGGGCGGCGTGGCACAGGGTATTCAGCTGGCTGAAGCACTGGGCTAA